The Channa argus isolate prfri chromosome 13, Channa argus male v1.0, whole genome shotgun sequence DNA window TCCCGTGGTGAATTTTCCAATTATTgtgctttaacattttttttctaaagagaCAGTGATTCCAAACTAAAAATTGTAATAATCTTATCTGTTTTATAAGTTTTACCTGTAATGgatttttaccatttaatggaatTTTCAGTGAAATTGATTaatttctctgtattttcttttgacaGGTCAGTTTTGGAGCTTCTATTTCAACATTgtcatataattttaatttgccTTCTTTTCTGCGTACAGTGCATTCAAATAAAGACATCATAGAAGTGATTGTTAACATTGTGCAACACTTTAATTGGAGCTGGGTTGCTTTCCTTAACAGTGATGATGATTATGGCATTGATGGACTGGAACTGTTCATAGACAGGATTAAAGATATTGAGATCTGTCTGGCGTACACCAAAGTTCTCAATGAAAATTCAAATTACTCCCAAATGTTTAAACAGATAGATGCTCTGAGGGTACaaatcattattgtttttactaCTAAACAAACTGCTAAAGTGCTTATTGAGTCAGCAGTACGACTGAATATCACAAACAAGGTCTGGATAGCGGATGATGGATGGTCTTTGGACAAGAATCTCCCCAAGATGAAAGGGATCAAAAATATTGGTACTGTACTTGGAGTGTCACAGTCAGCAGTGGCAATACCTGGTTTTAGTGATTTTATCTATTCTTTTAAAAGCCAGACCCTCAGTGAAAATATCACACAGCAGAAGCTTTGCAATCAGGATTGCAACTGCAGTAGCCTGACTCCTGAAGATATCCTTGCTGCAGATCCATCTTTCTCTTTTGCTGTTTATTCAGCTGTATATGCAACGGCTTATGCCTTACACAATGTCTTGCAATGTGGAGCTGGTGGATGTAATGACAAGATTACAGTGTACCCACATATGGTAAGTAtacaaataattgtatttattgtttgcttatttatgtatttgatcCACTGTGCACATTATTAGTTTGGATAAGTAAATAAATTTCACAAGCAACATTCTGTATTAATAGCCTCTCGACAACTaccaaaaatgaatttcaataGCAAATAAGGAATCTTACTGAGCTGTTTGACAATCTTTGCCAATATTATCTACTGTCATGCTATTTGGCATGAACCAGCACAATGACTATATGGTTTAACTGATTTCCACTGTCTTGATCATTAaaactgtaacattttgtaaatgagcacaatttttactcattttgccTTAAAAATATTATACTGCTATCAAAATATAAGCCAAATAAAATTTCAACGCAAAATAAACTACAACTGAATGACTACTTAAGATAAAGTAACTTTGAAATAGGAGTATTATACTGCATGTTCCCATTATAAGAATAGttgtaaaaacaatgttaaaaatgGAGACTGGAGGCACTGACTAAAACATGAAAGTAACTGTCATCTGAACTTTGTGCACCTATATCAGGTCTTAGGAGAACTGAAGAAGTCAAATTTTTCGCTTTTAAATCACCAAATTCAGTTTGATGACAATGGTGACCCCAAGTTTGGATCCTACTCTATAGTTTTCTGGAATGATAGTGGTGTAGCACAGGAAGTCGGCTTTTACACTTTTCAACCGTCAGTGAATTTTTTCATCAACAGTACCAAAATTCTGttcttcacaaaaaataaagtaagtcatttttttcatttctttaataCTTGCAATATAATATGGCATATCCacaacaaacaatgaaaaatgctATAgtgttacttaagtgcatgtgtaTAAAGCTAAATTTATTTAGTGGTAGCAATTACAAACTGTTACAAGCCAAAATCAGGTATGGCATTAGTAGTTGACCATAATTTATTCGAAGGCATAAGTATATTGAGATTGTCTAATATTTAACTCCAAAGGACAATTTCCTGGCCTCCACCCTTTagagtatattttttttactctggaTAGATTTGTAATTCTTGTTAAATGAATGTCTTGCACAGGTGCCTCCGTCATTCTGTTCCTCAGCATGTGGTGACGGCTTTGCTAAAAAGCTAACTGGAACCCAAAAATGCTGCTTCACAtgtgaaaaatgtccaaatggaACTTTTGTCAACAGCACAGGTAAACTTTTATAGTAGAtaggaagaaaaacaaggcaGAAAGCTATGCTGCGATTCATTGTGTAATGATAAATAACTCCAGTCCAAACGTGTCAAATGGACAAAGTTATAGACTTCACTTTCATTCATTAACATGCCAGTGAATCCTGAGCTTGCTGAAGTAATGATGGCTAAATACTTCTGTTGTCGAAAAGGGCCCAAGTCTTCAACTTTTGTTTACTTCTGTTGTGCAATATAATGTCTGATTAAATTTAAGAATAGCTttataataataactttaataattGAAATAACTTGTTTTGGGAGATTATATTGAATCATTAGTGaagaacacacagctgtgtaaTATCTGCAAATGTTAAACTTAAATTTattgacaaattatttttttcatgaaaacagCAAATCCCTATTCATGCATCAACTGTAAGATGACAGAATGGTCTGAAGAAGGAAGTACATCTTGTAATCTGCGGGCAGTAGAATACATATCATTCACAGACATTGGGGCTATTTTGCTCATTACTGCAGCCTGTGCATTCATAGGCCTGACACTAGCCATGTCTATTCTCTTTGCCATCAACTACAACACACCTGTTGTCAGATCTGCTGGGGGACCAATGTGCTTCCTAATTTTAggctgcctctgtgtgtgtagtCTCAGTGTGTTCTTTTACTTTGGTAAACCAACTATTTCTTTTTGTATTCTAAGATTCTTACCATTCATCCTGTTCTACACTGTTTGTCTAGCATGTTTCGTTGTGCGATCTTTTcaaattgtttgcatttttaaaatagccGCCAAGTTCCCACAGCTCCACAGTTGGTGGATGAAATATCATGGACAATGGCTGCTCATCAGTGGGGCATTTGTTATTCAGGCACTCTTACTTCTTATTGGGTACTCTTATGGACCCCCCACACCCTACAATGACGTATCTTGGTACCCGGACAAAATTATAGTTGATTGTTACATTAATATAAAAGCAACTGCTTGTCCTGTGATTTTTCTTGTATCTCTGTGCTCcctttgctttattttctccTACATGGGAAAAGACCTTCCAAGAAATTACAATGAGGCGAAAGCAATAACGTTCTGCCTACTCCTTCTGATCCTCACCTGGATCATCTTTGCCACTGTATACACGCTTTACCGTGGCAAGTTAATCGTAAtctttaatgctgtggctgtaCTCTCCAGTCTATACTCCTTTCTGTTGTGGTATTTCCTCCCAAAATGCTACATTATTATCATCCAAccccataaaaacacacagcagtacTTCCAAGGCCTGATACAGAATTATACTAAAACAATTAGTCAGTAATAGGTTCTAATAAACATGAATAATACTGGAAATGCAATGCAATTGGGATTTAATAGAGTTTCAAATATTGACTCATTTACTTTTCCTTTAAAAGTTTGGCTAATGTTTTTATGGACATATatgagaaacaataaaaaaattgtcaATCAAGAAGTATGTGTACTGTAGTCCCAGGAATGTTCTCTAAATCCTAAGCAAAAGACTTTCCTAAAGATTATCAGTGGCTTAATGagagtaaagaaacaaaaatacaaaaaacaaaacaaaaaaaaaacagctgatctCGTCAATAATCTTTTTAAGTTAATCTTTGCAAGTTTCCTTCCAAATTGTTTATCCAGTCATTTGGCCACTTTTAGCAAGATAGTTGATGTTCTATGATTCTTCTTGCTCAAATTTCCTAGCCTTGCTAAGAACTGTAATCACCCACCttgaaaatatattcaaaattaaaaaggaagaaattgtTTAACTTTAAGGCAAAACTTGGATGTTTGTCGTTTTGTAGAATAGTAACAGTGACTTATGCATTACAATATTATGCAGTATATTGGATAGCACAAATACCAAATGTACATTTTGCTGTCAGTGAAATAATGCTTTAACTTAGTTTCTAACAATGTGTGTTACTTAAAAGGCTTGGTTTATTCAGTAATCTATATCAATTTAATTCTATTAACGTACTGTCTAGATTCAGATAATGTTATGTAGGCTATATACACAATATCTATAACTGTAAGActaattcaataaaaatatcaattaaaatgtgttttcttgtctTGAGTTTTTGAAGATGCTGTCACACTATTTTTACCACATGGTGGCATCacttcacttttacatttttacgcCAGTGTACTATACATATACCTCcaagatttttatttcagtattcaCCAAACTTGATGTCTACTGTTTTTCATGGTGACCCTCacttaaaatacttaaaactgGATTGGTAAtaagttttttctctctttgtgggCAGGATTCATCAGTAAGCGACATTATAGCTCCAGAGATAATGAAGTCAGATCATGTAGATCTGTATGACCCTAAGAAATGCTTATTCCCatgttgttatattttattggtTATTTCTCCATAGATCCACTTAAATCATTTACGTCAAACGTCTGTTTGAGGtgcaaaagcaacaacatgtaGTGTCGGTTTAGAATTCAGCTTTGCTTAACCAACATTTCTTCAGTCCTGTTTCTGTGGTGCTGCAACGTGGACCACTTTCCCAGTCTGCATCCCTTCTTCTAGTTTAGATGAAGGTAACGTACTTGATTGGTTTGACAGGGGTACTTTGTGCTGACAGTAGGCTACTTACACAAAACGAATCCGTTGACCCGAGCGAGTACCCGGAGTCTCCATTTGAAAGTCAGTTTCACGCCGTGATGCTCTCTGGGGTGCCCCACGAACTGCAACGGAAAGAGCACTGCCACAGGGGGTAGTCCTGTTTGACAATTCCAGAAGGTAAATTGCCATTTTGTTGTGGCTATTCACTTTGCTTGCAAGGAGAAGGGGAGGATGGACCGTGAAACTAGGAACGAATTGGTAAATAGTGCCACTTAGTATGGCATATGGCGCTTTTGGAGAGCTGAAGGCTGACGCCAACAAATTGACGATTTCATACCAATTTCAGACATAAATTCACCACACACGTTGCCACTAaggtttattttaactttatttttgtacGTTTTATTTCACTTGTGAGAAGTTCAAGATTAGTGTGGTCTGCAGTGGTCAGGCGCCTAGGTAAAGACAGGGttgataaatagatagataagGTGTTTATGGTCATTGTACGTGTACAATGACATCATGTTGGAGCACCTCCTGATGCCACACATTAACGTATAAAGACCATGGCAAATATTTACATGTCCACCAGTCGCTGCaggtttattttatattgctaaggaatactaaataaataatttaaaataataaaatgtatattttcaacTTACAAACGCGTTTTGTGACCATTAGTAATTACCTTGCTttgttaattatattttaagaaattacTTAGTTCAAGATAGTTTCGATGTGGTTGCAcgcattttacaaaatatgaaGCGAGGAAAATCGGAGGAACGCCCCGTGGCTTTTCACCTTTCAATTTTCCACTTTGGTCAGATAAAGGGAAACCCCCTGGGAAAGTGAGCAGCAAACAGGTCGGTCCTTTTGCACTAACAGGAAAGACACAGTTCAATTTTTACTGAAGGCAAATTAATTTTTGTGCTCAAGTGGATTGTCCTTGAAAACCTCTTTGGTTCCCTACTGCTTGGGGATGCAGATATTGAGAGAGGCGTCTTCCCTTGACTCCATTCGTCTAATTTCCAAGTCGAATGATGAGTTACCAAGTTTCGAATTAGACACAATTTGTTTGAACCTTAAATACAGTTTGCCAATTTTTACGAATATTTACTACATTATGGTAAATTGCATTTAATTGACATTGTTCCATTTACATCGACCCAATCGGGTGCCGTTTAGCAATGACTTAGTTTTACCCCGTGTGCTGTGAGGTTAACCTGTAGACTATTGTATAGTTATTAAACCCATGCTAAAGTTACGAGAGCTTTTCCAGACCTTGAAACACCATAAATATCTCAAACAAACTTTAGGCCTGTTGGGTGACGATAGTGTCGAACCATCAGTGAGTGCGTTAACACTGAGGTACAACGATCAAACAGggaacatgtttgtttttgaaatgttattaATATATGACTAAACGCTTAATTTCCACGTTGGTCATATACTTGGTAACTGTTGTTTTACGCACGACTAAAGACACCAAAGGGTGCTTGGTTATTCTCATTCAAATTCCACTCAAGTGGTTTAGAGTAAATGGCAGATGTTTTGCAATTCAAGGCGCATCAATACCCATGCGCTATAGTGTTTAACAATGGCGCTCGGTTTTTGTTAGGCACTTGTGTCTTTCAGTTCAGACCTTCACAAAGGCTTCATCCTCCAGCGACTTTTAAAGTTACTTTCCACTTAGTTCATTTCGAGTCTTGAGAAAACCTTAAGCGATGTTAATGTGCACCTCTCGTCTTTTCATGCGGTAACCCCGGCACACATAGGCAAACAGCAGCCATTGTGTTCCCAAACCAAAGTAAGAAGTCTTTAAATAACCCTGGGGCTAGTCTATAGAAATTCATGACGCTACTTCCATTTGATGTCTGATCAGAGCTTCGTCAACAGGTCCGTCGCGTGGCTTTTGCAGAAAATCCTATCtatatttctaatattttttccaGTGCACCTGTCCAGTGCTCTTTTTATTGTGACCTTGTTACCCACAATGAGCGTTTCGGTCACACCAGTGCTGCCTCAGGTCCATCTGAATGGAAGGCGGCGCACCGATTAGCTCCGCTGCCGGTGCGCAAAATTATTGGCCtgtctttgcatattttaacagCAATTTGCTGAGAAATCCACACATGGAATAATCTGTAAATGCATGCAATTGTAAAACTCGTAGACAGAAATTATATTagttaaattataattatattactGCTCATTTACAgctattttataaaaatatattgaccCACACATCAAAGACCTATTCAAATATTGGCTGTTTAGGATAGCTGAATGCACGCGGAAATTATTAGGACAATGTTGGCATcgtaaaaaatgtttatgtattttttttttaatcaattcagtgttttctaatataTCTAGATAACACTTGCGCAATTTCTCCACCAGTAGCCTATTGGTCTAACGATTGGCATAGAAATCTCTTAGTTTTTTCTAGGAAGTTAAAAGTTTATTGCAGTAATTGCATAATTGCTTCACTAATTGTTGTTAACAAGTTCTCCAATAGTCAAATTATTACAGCAGCATCGTCAGTACCCCGCCGGCAGGCATCCATGACAAAAGGTCCAAACGGGTTAATGAATGACCTGGGGCTGAAAAGTGAAAGTTGAGAAAGAGCCTCAGCTCTTTTATAAACATACACTTAACTTGTCATTTAATGGCACCTGCATTATTATGTCCAATTGGGACACAAGTTTCTCGTTGCGCTATTGTCATGGATagatgatgacaaagacaaagtcaGCTGGCATTGGGGGGAAACAGTTTTAAAACCTGGCTGCCTTCTTTCGCTGGAGATcagttgttattttaataaactttacaaATCTCCCTTCCTGTTTCATACCAAAAGAGGAGAGCCGGCTAATTGAAATTATAGCGAGTAATCAGCGGTGTCGTGCCACAGAATACCAAGACAGGCGTCTGTTGGGATGCCACGACTCCATGTTGAAATCAACGCTCCACGGTCTCATGTTAAACCCAAGCGTGAAAACGCAGATAATGTGGCGTCTCGAT harbors:
- the LOC137138983 gene encoding taste receptor type 1 member 1-like, which encodes MKHFHVFLCLLESLLSPMIQCTVTASEFELEGDYLLGGLFDIHHVSTLFYHERPEAITCSSQPFLLPNYRKFQMMRFAVEEINNSTNLLPNISLGYRIFDHCSDAKNFPAILSLISVNGLIQPWGDSQNQKALISNLSKLISVVGPFTSSQTLIAAPLFMMDLIPVVSFGASISTLSYNFNLPSFLRTVHSNKDIIEVIVNIVQHFNWSWVAFLNSDDDYGIDGLELFIDRIKDIEICLAYTKVLNENSNYSQMFKQIDALRVQIIIVFTTKQTAKVLIESAVRLNITNKVWIADDGWSLDKNLPKMKGIKNIGTVLGVSQSAVAIPGFSDFIYSFKSQTLSENITQQKLCNQDCNCSSLTPEDILAADPSFSFAVYSAVYATAYALHNVLQCGAGGCNDKITVYPHMVLGELKKSNFSLLNHQIQFDDNGDPKFGSYSIVFWNDSGVAQEVGFYTFQPSVNFFINSTKILFFTKNKVPPSFCSSACGDGFAKKLTGTQKCCFTCEKCPNGTFVNSTANPYSCINCKMTEWSEEGSTSCNLRAVEYISFTDIGAILLITAACAFIGLTLAMSILFAINYNTPVVRSAGGPMCFLILGCLCVCSLSVFFYFGKPTISFCILRFLPFILFYTVCLACFVVRSFQIVCIFKIAAKFPQLHSWWMKYHGQWLLISGAFVIQALLLLIGYSYGPPTPYNDVSWYPDKIIVDCYINIKATACPVIFLVSLCSLCFIFSYMGKDLPRNYNEAKAITFCLLLLILTWIIFATVYTLYRGKLIVIFNAVAVLSSLYSFLLWYFLPKCYIIIIQPHKNTQQYFQGLIQNYTKTISQ